A window of the Desulfovibrio sp. Fe33 genome harbors these coding sequences:
- a CDS encoding sigma-70 family RNA polymerase sigma factor, which yields MTSEQTTEVVEPEIVEEDDFEETDFNENDFSENDFGDDDYEDVSADIPSSPPAKADERGNRLPALNPAPSSKAVRIRDPLQLYLKEIARFPMLDPEEEYALAKRVQEDNDQDAAFKLVSSHLRLVVKIAMDFQRRWMQNGLDLIQEGNVGLLKAVTKFDPEKGIKFSYYAAFWIKAYILKYIMDNWRMVKIGTTQTQRKLFYNLNKERQRLQTLGFDPTTEALSERLGVSEAEIDEMDQRLSKNDMSLNTPLADDSDATKMDFLPSLAPGVEESIANDQIVDMLLNNIREIRSSLNEKEMAILDRRLLSDDPVTLREIGEEFGVTRERVRQIEARLMAKIREHLTDKVKDFSSDWVLEHE from the coding sequence ATGACATCTGAACAAACGACCGAAGTGGTCGAACCGGAAATTGTCGAAGAGGACGATTTCGAAGAGACCGACTTCAACGAAAACGACTTCAGCGAGAACGACTTCGGCGACGACGACTATGAGGACGTGTCGGCCGACATTCCCTCCAGCCCTCCAGCCAAAGCCGACGAACGAGGAAACAGGCTCCCGGCGCTGAATCCGGCCCCGTCATCCAAGGCGGTGCGGATTCGCGATCCCTTGCAGCTGTACCTCAAGGAAATCGCCCGGTTCCCCATGCTGGACCCGGAAGAGGAATACGCCCTGGCCAAAAGGGTCCAGGAGGACAACGACCAGGATGCGGCCTTCAAGCTGGTGTCCTCGCACCTCCGCCTGGTGGTCAAGATCGCCATGGACTTCCAGCGGCGCTGGATGCAGAACGGCCTCGACCTCATCCAGGAGGGCAACGTCGGACTGCTCAAGGCCGTGACCAAGTTCGATCCCGAGAAGGGGATCAAGTTCTCCTACTACGCGGCCTTCTGGATCAAGGCGTACATCCTGAAGTACATCATGGACAACTGGCGCATGGTCAAGATCGGGACCACCCAGACCCAGCGCAAGCTGTTCTACAACCTGAACAAGGAGCGCCAGCGCCTCCAGACGTTGGGGTTCGACCCCACCACCGAGGCCCTGAGCGAACGGCTCGGCGTGTCCGAGGCCGAAATCGACGAAATGGACCAGCGGCTGTCCAAGAACGACATGTCCCTGAACACCCCGCTGGCCGACGACTCCGACGCCACCAAGATGGACTTCCTGCCGTCCCTGGCGCCGGGCGTGGAGGAATCCATCGCCAACGACCAGATCGTCGACATGCTCCTGAACAACATCAGGGAAATACGCTCGTCCCTGAACGAAAAGGAAATGGCCATCCTGGACCGCAGGCTGCTCTCCGACGACCCCGTGACCCTGCGGGAAATCGGCGAGGAGTTCGGCGTCACCAGGGAGCGCGTCCGCCAGATCGAGGCCCGGCTCATGGCCAAGATCCGCGAGCACCTGACGGACAAGGTCAAGGATTTTTCCAGCGACTGGGTGCTGGAGCACGAATAA
- a CDS encoding homocysteine S-methyltransferase family protein, whose protein sequence is MRDFRSILDDDKIYYFDGGYGTLLQGRGLPAGLSPELWGLKEPDVIRSVHRDYLEAGADILTTNTFGGSRPKLGLNADPFELNRAMTAIAREVAGDRAFVAASIGPTGHFVKPLGEMTFRELVEIFKEQIRGCVAGGADLILGETLFDLAEAKAVVIAARLVCDLPVAVSMTFEGEASLTGTSPQTFVDTMQNMGVDLIGTNCSAGPEQMRDTLRSWAPRLETPTFAEANAGLPELDGNGNTVFRLQPEPFAEQAAGFAELGAKFIGGCCGTTPDHIRALRNKVGDALWRRPVKTDNAQLVLTSRSVSVPIGFDHPGVIIGERINPTGKKQLTAEFQDSLFAEAHRFAAEQVEQGAPVLDVNVGAPLVDEVQLLPELIVSLLGRTTAPLSIDSNDPAAVEAGLWAYPGSPLVNSISGEPGKMERLGPLCKLFGAPFILLPIVGKKLPVTASERLAVIADLLARADALGIPRRLIMVDALALTVSSKPEAARHSMEVMRHCRDEWGLPTTIGLSNISFGLPARELLNSTFLALSMGAGLCSFISNPNSARIQESLHAAEVLLGRDPQAARYIDKFSGWVGGGGAQAASAPAAKSGGPSLPPVQAAVVKGDKDNVVKLVEAELEKGMAAMSIVNDLLIPGILVVGDKYEAKEYFLPQLLQSAETMQTAFQRLKPLLEEDGNAGDRPVVIMATVEGDIHDIGKNIVCLMLKNYGFEVVDLGKDVPAARIVDAAEEHNAALIGLSALMTTTMVRMEDTVKMVAERGLSAKVIIGGAVVTEKFCNAIGADGWSTDAVAAVKLAQRLTQ, encoded by the coding sequence GTGCGCGATTTCAGGTCCATACTCGACGACGACAAAATCTATTATTTCGACGGCGGTTACGGCACGCTGCTCCAGGGCAGGGGGCTGCCCGCGGGTCTCTCCCCCGAACTGTGGGGCCTCAAGGAGCCGGACGTCATCCGTTCCGTGCACCGCGATTACCTGGAGGCCGGGGCGGACATCCTGACCACCAACACTTTCGGCGGGTCCAGGCCCAAGCTCGGACTGAACGCCGATCCCTTCGAACTGAACCGGGCCATGACGGCCATCGCCCGCGAAGTGGCGGGCGACCGCGCCTTCGTGGCGGCCTCCATCGGCCCCACCGGGCATTTTGTCAAGCCGCTCGGCGAGATGACCTTCCGCGAGCTGGTGGAAATCTTCAAGGAGCAGATACGCGGATGCGTTGCCGGCGGCGCGGACCTCATCCTGGGCGAGACTCTTTTCGATCTGGCCGAAGCCAAGGCCGTGGTCATCGCCGCGCGCCTGGTCTGCGACCTGCCCGTGGCCGTGTCCATGACTTTCGAGGGCGAGGCGTCCCTGACCGGCACCTCGCCGCAGACCTTCGTGGACACCATGCAGAACATGGGCGTGGACCTCATCGGGACCAACTGTTCCGCCGGGCCGGAGCAGATGCGGGATACCCTGCGTTCCTGGGCGCCCAGGCTGGAAACGCCGACCTTTGCCGAGGCCAACGCGGGCCTGCCCGAGCTGGACGGTAACGGCAACACCGTGTTCCGTTTGCAGCCCGAGCCGTTCGCCGAACAGGCGGCCGGTTTCGCGGAGCTGGGCGCGAAGTTCATCGGCGGCTGCTGCGGCACCACGCCGGACCACATCCGCGCCCTGCGCAACAAGGTCGGCGACGCCCTCTGGCGGCGTCCGGTCAAGACCGACAACGCCCAACTGGTTCTCACTTCGCGTTCCGTGTCCGTGCCCATCGGTTTCGACCATCCCGGCGTAATCATCGGCGAGCGCATCAACCCCACGGGCAAGAAGCAGCTCACCGCCGAGTTCCAGGATTCCCTTTTCGCCGAGGCACACCGTTTCGCCGCCGAGCAGGTGGAGCAGGGCGCGCCGGTGCTCGACGTCAATGTGGGCGCGCCCCTGGTCGACGAGGTCCAGCTCCTGCCCGAGCTGATCGTTTCCCTGCTTGGCCGCACCACCGCGCCGCTTTCCATCGACTCCAACGACCCGGCGGCCGTCGAGGCCGGATTGTGGGCCTATCCCGGCTCCCCCCTGGTCAACTCCATCTCCGGCGAGCCCGGCAAGATGGAGCGGCTCGGTCCCCTGTGCAAGCTTTTCGGCGCGCCGTTCATCCTCCTGCCCATCGTGGGCAAGAAGCTGCCCGTAACCGCGTCCGAACGGCTGGCGGTCATTGCCGACCTCCTGGCCCGGGCCGACGCCCTGGGCATCCCGCGCCGTCTCATCATGGTCGACGCCCTGGCCCTGACGGTCTCGTCCAAGCCCGAGGCCGCCCGTCATTCCATGGAAGTCATGCGCCACTGCCGGGACGAGTGGGGGCTGCCCACCACCATCGGCCTGTCCAACATCTCCTTCGGTCTTCCGGCCCGCGAGCTGCTCAACTCCACCTTCCTCGCCCTGTCCATGGGCGCGGGACTGTGCTCGTTCATTTCCAACCCCAATTCCGCGCGCATCCAGGAGTCCCTGCACGCCGCCGAGGTTCTGCTCGGCCGCGATCCCCAGGCCGCCCGGTACATCGACAAGTTCTCCGGCTGGGTCGGGGGAGGCGGGGCGCAGGCCGCTTCGGCCCCTGCCGCCAAGTCCGGCGGGCCGTCCCTGCCGCCGGTCCAGGCCGCTGTGGTCAAGGGCGACAAGGACAATGTCGTCAAACTGGTGGAGGCCGAGCTGGAAAAGGGCATGGCCGCCATGAGCATCGTCAACGACCTGCTCATCCCCGGCATTCTCGTGGTCGGCGACAAGTACGAGGCCAAGGAATACTTCCTGCCCCAGCTCCTGCAATCCGCCGAGACCATGCAGACCGCCTTTCAGCGGCTCAAGCCGCTCCTCGAGGAGGATGGGAATGCGGGCGACAGGCCTGTGGTGATAATGGCCACCGTGGAGGGCGACATCCACGACATCGGCAAGAACATCGTCTGCCTCATGCTCAAGAACTACGGCTTCGAGGTCGTGGACCTGGGCAAGGACGTGCCCGCCGCCAGGATCGTGGACGCCGCCGAGGAGCACAACGCCGCCCTCATCGGCCTGTCCGCGCTCATGACCACCACCATGGTGCGCATGGAGGACACCGTGAAAATGGTCGCCGAACGCGGCCTGTCCGCCAAGGTCATCATCGGGGGGGCCGTGGTCACCGAAAAATTCTGCAACGCCATCGGGGCGGACGGCTGGTCCACGGACGCTGTGGCCGCCGTCAAGCTCGCCCAAAGGCTGACGCAGTAG
- a CDS encoding TlpA family protein disulfide reductase, translating into MRKMWLTLALVLGLLAMTACSGESGNDAEKTAGEAQSSAAKNAPAASGSIPFMGRAELDQYLKDNGERPTMLFFWATWCPSCKQQIPELEALRKVRGDQVNIIALSVDERVEALERYLEKNPMDVSVYLGDQELARDFRVEAIPTLVIFDKTGKHIFSQAGVFPGSMLGAMVDKLN; encoded by the coding sequence ATGAGAAAAATGTGGCTTACCCTCGCCCTTGTCCTGGGTCTTTTGGCCATGACGGCGTGTTCGGGCGAATCCGGCAACGATGCCGAAAAGACTGCCGGCGAGGCTCAATCCTCCGCCGCGAAGAACGCTCCGGCGGCCTCCGGCTCCATCCCCTTCATGGGGCGGGCCGAACTCGACCAATATCTCAAGGACAACGGCGAAAGGCCGACCATGCTCTTTTTCTGGGCAACATGGTGTCCCTCCTGCAAGCAGCAGATTCCCGAGTTGGAGGCGCTGCGCAAGGTCAGGGGCGACCAGGTGAACATCATCGCCCTGTCCGTGGACGAGCGGGTCGAAGCGCTGGAGCGGTATCTGGAGAAGAACCCCATGGACGTTTCCGTCTACCTGGGCGACCAGGAGCTGGCGCGCGACTTCCGCGTCGAGGCCATTCCCACGCTGGTCATCTTCGACAAGACCGGCAAGCATATATTTTCCCAGGCGGGCGTCTTCCCCGGCTCCATGCTCGGAGCCATGGTGGACAAGCTGAACTAG
- a CDS encoding N-acetyltransferase — translation MIRKARIEDVKSIHGLLMLTDQHDGLVLPRSFSQLYSHLRDFVVALDDDGNVIGCCALNIIWDNLAEIRSLVVESSHRGRKLGRKLVETCLSEAVTLGIYRVYTLTEVPAFFERVGFEPEEMDNLNQKIFLDCLNCPRFPDLCNEVAMTINL, via the coding sequence ATGATTCGCAAGGCACGCATCGAGGACGTCAAGTCCATTCACGGGCTGCTCATGCTGACCGATCAGCATGACGGCCTGGTCCTACCCCGCTCCTTCAGCCAACTGTATTCCCATCTGCGGGATTTCGTCGTCGCGTTGGACGATGACGGCAATGTCATCGGCTGCTGCGCCCTGAACATCATCTGGGACAACCTGGCCGAAATCCGTTCCCTGGTGGTGGAATCCTCCCATCGGGGCAGGAAGCTCGGCCGCAAGCTGGTCGAGACTTGCCTGTCCGAGGCCGTGACTCTCGGCATCTATCGGGTGTACACCCTGACCGAGGTTCCCGCCTTTTTCGAGCGGGTGGGGTTCGAGCCCGAAGAGATGGACAACCTGAACCAGAAGATCTTTCTGGACTGCCTCAACTGTCCGAGATTCCCCGACCTCTGCAACGAGGTGGCCATGACAATCAACCTGTAA
- the hpt gene encoding hypoxanthine phosphoribosyltransferase, with the protein MAHKLTPFITAEQIAGRNAELGREITESYSGDGPLVCICVLKGAFLFFADIIRCIDREIEIDFVRLASYGSATSRSEDIVFSKDLEISIEGKDVLVIEDIVDTGHSMDFLLHVLRRRNPKSLKICALIDKQERREKAVTVDFAGFRLSDGFIVGYGLDYAERYRELGGIFELSNES; encoded by the coding sequence ATGGCACACAAACTGACACCTTTCATAACCGCCGAGCAGATCGCAGGACGCAATGCGGAACTTGGCCGGGAAATCACCGAGTCGTACTCCGGCGACGGACCGCTGGTCTGCATCTGCGTGCTCAAGGGCGCGTTTCTCTTTTTCGCCGACATCATCCGCTGCATCGACCGGGAAATCGAGATCGATTTCGTGCGGCTGGCCAGCTACGGTTCGGCCACTTCCCGCTCCGAGGACATCGTCTTTTCCAAGGACCTGGAAATATCCATCGAGGGAAAGGACGTCCTGGTAATCGAGGATATCGTGGATACCGGGCACTCCATGGACTTTTTGCTCCACGTGCTCAGGCGGAGAAACCCAAAGAGTTTGAAAATTTGTGCGCTTATTGATAAGCAGGAACGACGGGAAAAGGCCGTGACCGTCGATTTTGCCGGATTCAGGTTGAGCGACGGGTTTATCGTCGGCTATGGCCTGGATTACGCCGAGCGGTACAGGGAACTGGGCGGCATTTTCGAGCTGTCCAACGAATCTTAG
- a CDS encoding DUF3426 domain-containing protein, whose product MIVTCPNCETSYNLPDEKVPAGGAKVKCSKCAHVFKVELPPATPEEEVEALLEDDERGVDSAAGEDFDRTFDDVAASAAETGETAGTADEDESTASDAADRVVEEMPDTDDLFADETPSDEDGETPADETPADEEDDLFAALGSGKDDESDDLFAEDEGGEEAESDDLFVEESGRGKDLFTDEGDEDDGDLFEDADEAEIDDSRALFPSEDGDGDGAASGGLGKSLELDEEPQPGSRKSLGCLVVLLILAVVVGAAIYFRVWTYAGVNLGAMLKDVPFVGQIFAEDNGGESVAPGESPAERVRKIELKNVKQYYVANEKVGNLFVVEGKAVNKFSKPKERVEVEVVLYDAGNNVLTSQSLLCGNVLSQFQLQVQTEKEIKDGLASDVGILSNNTFIRPGASTPFMAVFFTPPEGVKEFLVKVVDVSDPK is encoded by the coding sequence ATGATCGTCACCTGCCCGAATTGCGAGACCAGCTACAACCTGCCCGATGAAAAAGTTCCGGCCGGCGGCGCCAAGGTCAAGTGCTCCAAGTGCGCGCACGTGTTCAAGGTGGAGTTGCCTCCGGCCACTCCCGAGGAAGAGGTCGAGGCGCTGCTTGAGGACGATGAGCGCGGCGTGGATTCCGCTGCGGGCGAGGATTTCGACAGGACGTTCGACGACGTGGCCGCAAGCGCCGCCGAGACCGGAGAGACGGCCGGGACGGCCGATGAGGACGAGTCCACGGCATCGGACGCGGCCGACAGGGTCGTCGAGGAAATGCCCGACACGGACGATCTTTTCGCGGACGAGACGCCCTCCGACGAGGACGGGGAAACCCCGGCCGACGAAACCCCGGCCGATGAAGAGGACGATCTGTTCGCCGCTTTGGGCAGTGGAAAGGACGACGAGTCCGACGACCTGTTCGCCGAGGATGAAGGCGGGGAGGAAGCCGAATCCGATGATCTGTTCGTTGAAGAGAGCGGACGCGGCAAAGACCTGTTCACGGACGAGGGCGATGAAGACGACGGCGACCTGTTCGAGGACGCCGACGAGGCCGAGATCGACGATTCCCGCGCGCTTTTCCCCTCCGAGGACGGGGACGGGGACGGAGCGGCGTCCGGCGGCCTGGGCAAAAGCCTGGAGCTGGACGAGGAGCCGCAGCCCGGCAGCCGCAAATCCCTGGGGTGCCTGGTTGTTCTGCTCATCCTTGCCGTGGTCGTCGGCGCGGCCATTTATTTCCGTGTCTGGACCTATGCGGGCGTGAACCTCGGAGCCATGCTCAAGGACGTGCCCTTCGTCGGGCAGATTTTCGCCGAGGACAACGGCGGCGAGAGCGTCGCACCGGGCGAATCTCCGGCCGAGCGCGTGCGCAAGATCGAGTTGAAGAACGTCAAGCAGTACTATGTGGCCAACGAAAAGGTGGGCAACCTGTTCGTGGTCGAGGGCAAGGCCGTCAACAAGTTTTCCAAGCCCAAGGAGCGGGTCGAGGTCGAGGTGGTTCTCTACGACGCCGGGAACAACGTCCTGACCTCCCAGTCCCTCCTGTGCGGCAACGTGCTGTCGCAGTTCCAGCTTCAGGTGCAGACCGAGAAGGAGATCAAGGACGGGCTGGCTTCGGATGTGGGCATTCTTTCCAACAACACGTTCATCCGGCCCGGCGCATCCACACCCTTCATGGCGGTGTTCTTCACGCCTCCCGAGGGGGTCAAGGAGTTCCTGGTCAAGGTTGTGGACGTGAGCGACCCCAAATAG
- a CDS encoding AtpZ/AtpI family protein — protein MFFSKDDRWVNITQLGGTAGTMGLHIVSATVVGLTIGYFLDEYFGTRPWLIMIFFFLGVIAGFKMIFEDFRRLQRREEAKRAGSLKQDGEKSAGQDEPRA, from the coding sequence ATGTTCTTTTCAAAAGACGATCGGTGGGTGAACATCACCCAGCTGGGGGGCACCGCCGGCACGATGGGACTTCACATCGTATCGGCCACCGTCGTCGGCCTGACCATCGGGTATTTTCTTGATGAATACTTCGGGACCAGGCCTTGGTTGATAATGATCTTCTTCTTTCTGGGGGTCATCGCCGGGTTCAAGATGATTTTCGAGGACTTCAGGCGTCTCCAGAGGCGGGAAGAAGCTAAAAGAGCCGGTTCTTTGAAACAGGACGGAGAAAAGAGTGCTGGGCAGGATGAACCAAGGGCTTGA
- a CDS encoding ATP synthase subunit I: MNQGLERLLVRSGFTKPDVRIVVRNQIYVSLGTSLVIMLATLFSRWSLAYLAGAVIALVNFWTLARVTQSLVYDQKRGPYLLFVIFMGKMTLSGLALWWLIGVERVPHWGLIAGLGTVVVNITATGLSQLREK, translated from the coding sequence ATGAACCAAGGGCTTGAACGGCTGCTTGTCAGAAGCGGCTTCACCAAGCCGGATGTGCGCATCGTTGTCCGCAACCAGATTTATGTGTCGCTGGGGACCTCTCTAGTGATCATGCTGGCAACACTGTTTTCCCGGTGGTCCCTGGCCTATCTGGCGGGGGCGGTAATCGCCCTGGTCAACTTCTGGACACTCGCCCGCGTGACCCAGTCGTTGGTCTACGACCAGAAGAGGGGACCATATCTGCTGTTTGTCATATTCATGGGAAAAATGACTCTGAGCGGGCTGGCACTTTGGTGGCTGATCGGAGTTGAGCGAGTTCCTCACTGGGGGTTGATTGCGGGGCTCGGAACCGTGGTGGTCAACATCACCGCGACCGGCCTGAGTCAGTTGAGGGAAAAATAG
- the atpB gene encoding F0F1 ATP synthase subunit A, with protein sequence MGFSGGLPHPLLYMDMLKSIGHWGTQVEHALGVQSINHVLYMWLVMAIILGLGLMVRSRLQLVPGGLQNVFETIIGGLEDFVVANLGEEGRQFMPLLCTIFIFILGMNWLGLVPGCDAPTANINTPAAMAIIVFCFYQFVGMKKWGFGYIKHFMGPVGFLAPLMLILEPISHLARPLSLTLRLFGNIRGEEIVLILMFFLAPVLGSLPMYFLFILAKTIQAFIFFMLTMLYLQGAIEHAH encoded by the coding sequence ATGGGTTTTTCGGGCGGATTGCCGCATCCTCTCTTGTACATGGACATGCTGAAAAGCATCGGCCATTGGGGCACCCAGGTTGAACACGCTCTCGGCGTGCAAAGCATCAACCATGTGCTCTACATGTGGCTGGTCATGGCCATCATCCTGGGGCTGGGACTGATGGTCCGCAGCCGCCTGCAGTTGGTCCCCGGCGGCCTCCAGAACGTCTTCGAGACGATCATCGGAGGGCTTGAGGACTTCGTCGTCGCCAACCTGGGCGAAGAAGGCCGTCAATTCATGCCGCTGCTGTGCACCATTTTCATTTTTATCCTGGGCATGAACTGGCTCGGTCTCGTGCCGGGCTGCGACGCGCCCACCGCGAACATCAACACGCCGGCCGCCATGGCCATCATCGTGTTCTGTTTCTATCAGTTCGTGGGCATGAAGAAATGGGGCTTCGGCTACATCAAGCATTTCATGGGCCCGGTCGGCTTCCTGGCCCCGCTCATGCTTATCCTTGAGCCCATCTCTCACCTTGCTCGTCCGCTCAGCCTGACTCTTCGTCTCTTCGGCAACATCCGCGGCGAGGAAATCGTTTTGATCCTGATGTTCTTCCTGGCGCCGGTTCTCGGCTCCCTGCCGATGTACTTCCTGTTCATCCTGGCGAAGACCATTCAGGCGTTCATCTTCTTCATGCTGACCATGCTGTACCTGCAGGGCGCCATCGAACACGCCCACTAG
- a CDS encoding ATP synthase F0 subunit C, with protein MKIAKILFTTLAMVLVASVAFAAEGADPVMSAKAYATAIGMGIAAGLCGIGQGMGVKGACEGIARNPEAGGQLSTTLILGLAFIESLAIYALVVNLILLFVV; from the coding sequence ATGAAAATCGCGAAGATTTTGTTCACCACCCTGGCAATGGTCCTGGTCGCGTCCGTCGCCTTCGCCGCTGAAGGTGCTGATCCCGTCATGTCCGCCAAGGCCTACGCCACCGCTATCGGCATGGGCATCGCCGCCGGTCTCTGCGGTATCGGTCAGGGCATGGGCGTGAAGGGCGCTTGCGAAGGCATCGCCCGCAACCCCGAAGCCGGTGGCCAGCTGTCCACCACCCTGATCCTCGGCCTGGCCTTCATCGAATCCCTGGCCATTTACGCCCTGGTCGTCAACCTGATCCTGCTCTTCGTCGTCTAG
- a CDS encoding redox-sensing transcriptional repressor Rex gives MKSEHIPKATIGRLAVYIQVLENLLRDGNDVVSSERLARACSVNSSQIRKDLAYFGEFGVRGVGYYVQELITSIKQSLGIDRLWKCALIGVGNMGSALLRHHDFEKRGFKICAAFDCDPDKIGLEFEGMEIVCPTHLKERAPELNLEIGIIATPPDRAQRAANHLVEANIRGIINFAPSRINVPKHIPVEYVDFFDHLYSIAFQITLGSD, from the coding sequence ATGAAAAGCGAACATATCCCTAAAGCAACCATTGGACGGCTCGCCGTCTACATTCAGGTCCTCGAGAACCTCCTTCGGGACGGCAATGACGTCGTGTCCTCGGAGCGCCTGGCCCGGGCCTGCTCAGTCAACTCCTCCCAGATTCGAAAGGACCTGGCGTACTTCGGCGAATTCGGCGTACGCGGCGTGGGCTACTACGTTCAGGAATTGATTACTTCCATCAAGCAGTCGCTCGGCATCGACCGACTCTGGAAGTGCGCCCTCATCGGCGTGGGCAACATGGGCAGCGCCCTGCTCCGTCACCACGATTTCGAAAAGCGCGGGTTCAAAATCTGCGCCGCCTTCGACTGCGACCCGGACAAGATCGGGCTCGAGTTCGAGGGCATGGAAATCGTCTGCCCCACCCACCTCAAGGAACGCGCGCCTGAATTGAATCTTGAAATCGGCATCATCGCCACGCCTCCGGATCGCGCTCAGCGCGCAGCCAACCACCTGGTTGAGGCCAACATCCGCGGCATCATCAACTTCGCGCCGTCGAGGATCAATGTGCCCAAGCACATCCCCGTCGAGTACGTGGACTTTTTCGACCACCTATACTCCATTGCATTCCAGATAACGCTCGGCAGCGATTAG
- a CDS encoding response regulator has protein sequence MSAQKILVVEDHRDTRELLKYNLTAAGFDVAAAEDGQLGLNLAHAFKPDIILLDLMMPGTDGLEVCRQLKGDPATARIPVVMLTAKGEEVDKIVGLELGADDYVVKPFSPRELVLRIKAILRRYGAPEPNAPKLWEREGLRIDFEAHQITIDDEETALTATEFKLLTVLVSGAGKVQTRDNLLDTVWDTHFEGYSRTVDTHVRRLRQKLGPYASWIETIRGVGYRFKA, from the coding sequence GTGTCAGCCCAGAAAATCCTGGTGGTCGAAGACCACAGAGACACGCGAGAACTGCTGAAATACAATCTCACCGCCGCCGGGTTCGACGTGGCCGCCGCTGAAGACGGCCAGCTCGGCCTCAACCTGGCCCACGCCTTCAAGCCCGACATCATCCTGCTTGACCTGATGATGCCCGGTACCGACGGCCTTGAGGTCTGCCGCCAGCTCAAAGGGGATCCAGCCACGGCCCGCATTCCCGTCGTCATGCTCACGGCAAAGGGCGAAGAGGTCGACAAGATCGTCGGTCTTGAGCTCGGAGCCGACGACTACGTGGTCAAACCCTTCTCTCCGCGCGAACTCGTTCTGCGCATCAAGGCCATCCTGCGCCGCTACGGCGCGCCCGAGCCCAACGCTCCCAAGCTTTGGGAACGCGAAGGGCTGCGCATCGATTTCGAGGCGCACCAGATCACCATCGACGACGAGGAAACCGCCCTCACCGCCACCGAATTCAAACTCCTGACCGTCCTCGTTTCCGGGGCGGGCAAGGTCCAGACCCGCGACAACCTCCTGGACACCGTATGGGATACCCACTTCGAGGGCTACTCCCGCACCGTCGACACCCATGTTCGCCGGCTGCGCCAGAAGCTCGGACCGTACGCGTCCTGGATCGAAACCATTCGCGGCGTGGGCTACCGCTTCAAGGCCTAG